One stretch of Muribaculum intestinale DNA includes these proteins:
- the rimP gene encoding ribosome assembly cofactor RimP encodes MIDKDLLTATVNEAIEGTPLFLVDIDVRPGNTIVVEVDSTEGVDIDQCVAITRKIEERFDRDVEDYELEVGSAGLTSPFKVRGQYIKNIGNPVEVLTRDGRKIKGTLTSVSDTDSSFVITIKTKVKEPGKKKPVEVEEPITLTPDECKYVKYLIEFK; translated from the coding sequence ATGATTGACAAAGATTTGCTTACAGCCACTGTAAATGAAGCCATAGAGGGCACACCGCTCTTTCTGGTTGACATTGATGTGCGCCCCGGCAATACAATAGTCGTCGAAGTCGACAGCACCGAAGGCGTTGACATCGACCAGTGCGTGGCCATCACCCGAAAAATTGAGGAACGCTTCGACCGCGATGTCGAAGACTACGAACTTGAAGTCGGATCTGCGGGCCTCACATCACCATTCAAAGTACGCGGCCAGTATATCAAGAATATAGGCAATCCGGTCGAAGTTCTTACCCGCGACGGACGCAAGATAAAAGGCACACTCACTTCTGTGAGCGACACCGACTCATCTTTCGTAATAACAATTAAAACGAAGGTAAAGGAACCGGGCAAGAAAAAGCCTGTCGAAGTAGAGGAGCCTATTACCCTCACTCCCGACGAATGCAAATACGTAAAATATCTTATTGAATTCAAGTAA
- a CDS encoding endonuclease/exonuclease/phosphatase family protein → MRRLLLTSILAIIVTVIAVTTPKAAADNNADTSSARQYLVAGVAFYNLENLFDTINSNGTYDLEFSPEGARMWNSDKYWKKIGNLAKAISSFDTPETPLGPAIIGISEIENRNVIEDLVHAIDDTLAARGKQPWNLQIVHHDSPDRRGVDVGLLYNPLFFTLENVNNHRLVIPDQPDFLTRDQLVVSGKIFEAPMSFIVNHWPSRLGGQKESSPLREAAATLSKAIADSLWSVNPGQGIVIMGDLNDDPSDKSCAVALGAVREREQATHHGFYNPFWWILDNGVGTLCYKGEWNLFDQIIVSGNLIPGTSDGMQYWKATVHNFPFLRTKSGIYKNYPLRTFSRGQFLNGYSDHFPTEIFFVKEVD, encoded by the coding sequence ATGCGCAGACTTCTCCTGACATCAATTCTGGCAATCATCGTGACCGTCATTGCCGTCACTACACCCAAAGCCGCTGCCGACAACAACGCCGACACATCATCAGCACGGCAATATCTCGTGGCCGGAGTCGCTTTCTATAATCTTGAAAACCTGTTTGACACAATAAATTCCAACGGGACATACGACCTTGAATTCTCGCCAGAAGGCGCCAGAATGTGGAATTCCGATAAATATTGGAAAAAAATCGGAAACCTTGCAAAAGCCATATCCTCGTTTGATACTCCAGAAACTCCGCTCGGACCTGCCATAATCGGAATAAGCGAGATTGAAAACCGTAATGTCATCGAAGACCTCGTACATGCAATCGATGACACCCTTGCCGCCAGAGGAAAACAACCGTGGAATCTACAGATTGTACATCACGATTCTCCCGACCGGCGCGGAGTCGATGTCGGTCTGCTCTACAACCCCCTGTTCTTTACGCTTGAAAACGTCAACAACCACCGTCTGGTAATCCCCGACCAACCGGATTTTCTCACACGCGACCAGCTTGTTGTGTCAGGTAAAATTTTCGAAGCTCCAATGAGCTTCATCGTAAACCACTGGCCCTCGCGACTCGGAGGCCAGAAAGAGTCAAGCCCACTTCGCGAAGCAGCGGCAACCCTGTCGAAAGCCATCGCCGACTCGCTGTGGAGCGTGAACCCCGGCCAAGGAATAGTGATTATGGGCGACCTCAATGATGACCCCTCCGACAAATCATGCGCTGTAGCCCTCGGAGCTGTGCGCGAACGCGAGCAAGCCACCCACCACGGCTTCTACAACCCCTTCTGGTGGATTCTCGACAATGGAGTCGGCACATTATGCTACAAAGGCGAGTGGAATCTGTTTGACCAGATTATCGTATCGGGCAACCTGATTCCTGGCACATCCGACGGAATGCAATACTGGAAAGCTACAGTACATAACTTTCCTTTCCTGCGCACGAAATCCGGCATATATAAAAACTATCCATTGCGCACATTCTCGCGCGGACAGTTTCTCAATGGCTATTCCGACCACTTCCCCACTGAAATATTCTTCGTAAAAGAAGTTGATTAG
- the aroQ gene encoding type II 3-dehydroquinate dehydratase, translating into MDILILNGPNLNLLGVREPGIYGNRDFEGFLDELRKRYSQHKLHYFQSNHEGDIIDRLQEYGFGMASGIVLNAGAYTHTSLAIADCISAISTPVVEVHISNVHSREAVRHHSMISGVCRGVIAGFGLDSYRLAIEALACGAC; encoded by the coding sequence ATGGATATACTTATATTAAATGGTCCCAACCTCAATCTTCTTGGAGTGAGGGAGCCTGGAATTTATGGAAACCGGGATTTCGAAGGGTTTCTGGATGAATTGCGCAAGCGTTATTCCCAGCATAAACTGCATTACTTTCAAAGCAATCATGAGGGCGATATCATAGACCGTCTTCAGGAATATGGGTTCGGTATGGCCTCCGGTATAGTGCTTAACGCCGGTGCATATACCCATACCTCGCTTGCTATAGCCGATTGCATATCTGCGATAAGTACTCCGGTGGTGGAGGTTCATATAAGTAATGTGCATTCGCGCGAGGCTGTGCGCCACCATTCGATGATATCTGGTGTGTGTCGTGGTGTAATCGCCGGTTTCGGTCTTGACAGCTACAGGCTGGCCATAGAGGCGCTGGCATGTGGTGCATGTTAG